In Streptomyces dangxiongensis, one DNA window encodes the following:
- a CDS encoding DUF6158 family protein translates to MNEHDERGTTTTGVDPSRLDDQQLMKELETIHRTRHDTLLYGSNDALRAHNERMAQLEGEYLRRNPRRLVSAARTREGARERGSGETATPGT, encoded by the coding sequence ATGAACGAACACGATGAGCGGGGCACCACCACGACCGGAGTCGACCCCAGCCGGCTGGACGACCAGCAGCTCATGAAGGAGCTGGAGACGATCCACCGCACGCGCCACGACACCCTCCTGTACGGCTCGAACGACGCGCTGCGGGCCCACAACGAGCGCATGGCGCAACTGGAGGGCGAGTATCTGCGCCGCAACCCGCGCCGCCTGGTCAGCGCGGCCCGCACCCGCGAGGGCGCCCGGGAGCGCGGCAGCGGCGAGACGGCGACCCCCGGCACCTGA
- a CDS encoding type 1 glutamine amidotransferase domain-containing protein: MRIAFLVAPEGVEQVELTEPWQAASGAGHEPVLVSTESGKIQAFNHLDKADMFPVDEVVGEASAGSFGGLVLPGGVANPDVLRMDEKAVAFVKDFFEQGRPVAAICHAPWTLVEADVVRGRVLTSWPSLRTDIVNAGGTWVDEQVKICDHGSNKLVTSRRPDDLKAFCEAFLHVFAGEAG; this comes from the coding sequence ATGCGTATCGCGTTTCTGGTGGCACCCGAGGGCGTCGAGCAGGTGGAGCTGACCGAGCCGTGGCAAGCGGCCTCCGGCGCCGGGCACGAGCCGGTGCTGGTGTCGACGGAGTCCGGGAAGATCCAGGCGTTCAACCATCTGGACAAAGCGGACATGTTCCCCGTGGACGAGGTGGTGGGTGAGGCGTCGGCCGGGTCGTTCGGTGGTCTGGTGCTGCCGGGCGGGGTCGCGAACCCGGACGTCCTGCGGATGGACGAGAAGGCCGTCGCGTTCGTGAAGGACTTCTTCGAGCAGGGCCGTCCGGTCGCCGCGATCTGCCACGCGCCGTGGACGCTGGTGGAGGCGGACGTCGTCCGTGGCCGGGTGCTGACGTCCTGGCCGAGTCTGCGCACGGACATCGTCAACGCGGGCGGGACCTGGGTGGACGAACAGGTGAAGATCTGCGACCACGGGTCCAACAAGCTGGTGACCAGCCGCAGGCCGGACGACCTGAAGGCGTTCTGCGAGGCGTTCCTGCACGTGTTCGCCGGCGAGGCCGGCTGA
- a CDS encoding DUF3761 domain-containing protein, translated as MTDPYTTPPQPPVTTRPRWGRKRYVLPAIGFAFLIGLGAGAGGQGDGHDVKAAAAKVRPAATATVTATATATATETATPAPAPTVTATETVRVKVTVTAHAVAAGSGGGGGTSGGSSGGGTSSSSGGSGDAGNGATALCNDGTYSYAAHHQGACSHHGGVAVFYR; from the coding sequence ATGACCGACCCGTACACCACGCCGCCACAGCCACCTGTCACCACGAGACCGAGGTGGGGGCGGAAGCGATACGTACTGCCCGCGATCGGATTCGCCTTCCTGATCGGCCTCGGCGCCGGCGCCGGCGGTCAGGGCGACGGACACGATGTGAAGGCGGCGGCAGCGAAGGTGCGGCCGGCCGCGACCGCGACCGTCACCGCGACGGCCACGGCCACGGCCACGGAGACCGCGACGCCCGCGCCCGCGCCGACGGTGACGGCAACGGAGACGGTCAGGGTGAAGGTGACCGTCACCGCGCACGCGGTCGCCGCGGGTTCGGGAGGCGGCGGTGGCACGTCCGGCGGGTCGTCCGGAGGCGGAACCTCCAGCTCCTCGGGCGGTTCCGGCGATGCCGGAAACGGCGCCACCGCTCTCTGCAACGACGGCACCTACTCGTACGCCGCCCATCATCAGGGTGCCTGCTCGCACCATGGGGGCGTAGCGGTCTTCTACCGGTAG
- a CDS encoding DoxX family protein: MTTAADSGLLLIRLAFGLLMAAHGAQKVFGLFGGPGLTATGKGFAALGYHPGKLFAVIGGMSELLGGLGLALGLLTPLAAAALIGVMINAMVTVTAAHGLWETDGGVEYSVCIAVVALAVAAIGPGRLAADRPFRWGKGGWKEAAFALGLGGIAAAITLSL, encoded by the coding sequence ATGACGACCGCCGCCGACTCCGGGCTGCTGCTCATCCGGCTGGCCTTCGGCCTGCTGATGGCCGCACACGGGGCGCAGAAAGTCTTCGGGCTCTTCGGCGGTCCGGGTCTGACGGCGACCGGCAAGGGGTTCGCGGCCCTGGGCTACCACCCTGGCAAGCTCTTCGCCGTGATCGGGGGTATGTCCGAGTTGCTCGGCGGCCTCGGTCTGGCACTGGGGCTGCTGACCCCGCTGGCGGCTGCCGCCCTGATCGGCGTCATGATCAATGCGATGGTCACGGTCACCGCCGCCCACGGTCTGTGGGAGACGGACGGCGGCGTGGAGTACAGCGTCTGCATCGCCGTCGTCGCGCTGGCCGTCGCCGCCATCGGTCCGGGCCGGCTGGCCGCCGACCGCCCCTTCCGCTGGGGCAAGGGCGGCTGGAAAGAAGCGGCCTTCGCCCTCGGCCTGGGCGGCATCGCCGCCGCGATCACACTCAGTCTGTAG
- a CDS encoding helix-turn-helix transcriptional regulator — MCLRRWGLSWCRGFRSDSAGRPGQHAIDSVSVLSEDSRRRMFTYIRRAGRAVTRDEAAASVGISRKLAAFHLDKLVDAGLLRAHYETPGGIRKVGRRPKVYGPTAAQITVSIPDRRHELLAHLLLDAVLTEEADENAAQAAVRTAEQRGRRLGEAAREETRPGRLGPERGLTACEGLLEEYGYEPVREAPTRLRLRNCPFHPLAAKAPELVCGMNQAFLSGYLVGLEVRGVQAVPAPEPGECCVQLCPNDPDRDDQMPQDH, encoded by the coding sequence TTGTGCCTACGTAGATGGGGTTTATCGTGGTGTCGTGGCTTCCGATCGGACAGCGCCGGCCGACCAGGCCAACACGCCATCGACTCCGTCAGCGTCCTGAGCGAGGACTCACGGCGGCGCATGTTCACCTACATCCGCCGTGCGGGCCGCGCTGTCACCCGCGACGAGGCCGCCGCGAGCGTCGGCATATCCCGCAAGCTCGCCGCATTCCACCTGGACAAGCTCGTCGACGCCGGCCTGCTCCGCGCCCACTACGAGACGCCCGGCGGGATTCGCAAGGTCGGCAGACGGCCGAAGGTGTACGGGCCCACCGCCGCGCAGATCACCGTGAGCATCCCCGACCGGCGCCACGAACTCCTGGCGCACCTGCTCCTGGACGCCGTCCTGACCGAGGAGGCCGACGAAAACGCGGCGCAGGCAGCGGTGCGGACCGCCGAGCAGCGCGGCCGCCGGCTGGGCGAAGCCGCGCGGGAGGAGACCCGCCCCGGGCGACTGGGCCCCGAGCGCGGGCTGACCGCCTGCGAGGGGCTGCTGGAGGAGTACGGCTACGAACCCGTCCGGGAAGCCCCCACCCGGCTGCGGCTGCGCAACTGTCCGTTCCACCCGCTGGCCGCGAAGGCCCCCGAGCTGGTGTGCGGCATGAACCAGGCCTTCCTCAGCGGCTATCTCGTCGGCCTGGAGGTCCGCGGCGTCCAGGCCGTGCCGGCCCCCGAGCCCGGCGAATGCTGCGTGCAGTTGTGCCCGAACGATCCCGATCGTGATGACCAGATGCCCCAGGATCACTGA
- a CDS encoding DUF2795 domain-containing protein, giving the protein MQRGSDRLSVHRDDEMKHELRELLRSGHPTRVEEWHDPEPAADDDPEVWGGPVGGLGSPASLERTRLELARHLSRHAFPAKPGEVARSLRRNNAPGGLIDAVAALPHGERYDNAQRLAEALAGGA; this is encoded by the coding sequence ATGCAGCGAGGCAGTGACCGGCTGAGCGTCCACCGTGACGACGAGATGAAGCACGAACTGAGGGAATTGCTGAGGTCCGGGCATCCGACGCGGGTCGAGGAGTGGCACGACCCGGAACCGGCCGCGGACGACGATCCGGAGGTCTGGGGCGGCCCGGTGGGCGGCCTGGGCTCCCCGGCGTCGCTGGAGCGGACGAGGCTGGAACTGGCCCGGCATCTGAGCCGGCACGCGTTTCCGGCGAAGCCGGGCGAGGTGGCCAGGTCGCTGCGGCGGAACAACGCGCCCGGCGGGCTGATCGACGCCGTGGCCGCCCTGCCGCACGGGGAACGCTACGACAACGCGCAGCGGCTGGCGGAGGCGCTGGCGGGCGGCGCGTGA
- a CDS encoding bifunctional phosphatase PAP2/diacylglycerol kinase family protein, with protein sequence MSPDLDLTLPASAARTPLRTALSLDGRLFQAAAAWNWPGAERVLPRLSRGANHGVLWFGVAAAMAASRTPRARRAAVRGLASLSLASLTINTVGKRSVRRARPVLDPVPLVRRLKQQPITTSFPSGHAASAAAFATGVALESPAWGAAAAPVAFSVAASRVYTGVHFPSDVLAGAALGAGAAFLVRRLVPTRAQVRDSARPRAAAPALPEGDGLVVVANQASGTADRVRALHDALPMAEVVECAPEDVAEELEKAAARARVLGVCGGDGTVNAAAGTALRHGLPLAVLPGGTLNHFAYDLGVEDERQLARAVRHGEAVRVDVGRFVSQDAEGVFLNTLSLGVYPELVRARDRWSHRIGGWSAGVLGALRVLRAGQHPLEVVAGGERRPLWLLFVGNGVYHRMGLAPGRRTDLADGLLDVRAVHGSRRPALRLLAAAVAGPLTRSPAHAAVQVKRLRLTGIAPGTPLAYDGEVTTVSDEVRLEKLPEALTVYRPLDSVS encoded by the coding sequence ATGAGCCCAGACCTGGACCTGACTCTCCCGGCCTCCGCAGCCCGGACCCCGCTGCGCACGGCCCTCTCGCTCGACGGCCGGCTCTTCCAGGCCGCCGCCGCCTGGAACTGGCCGGGGGCCGAACGGGTGCTGCCCCGGCTGAGCCGCGGCGCGAACCACGGGGTGCTGTGGTTCGGGGTGGCCGCCGCGATGGCCGCGAGCCGCACACCCAGGGCCCGCCGGGCGGCGGTGCGAGGGCTGGCGTCGCTCAGCCTGGCCTCGCTGACGATCAACACCGTCGGCAAGCGGTCGGTGCGCCGGGCCCGGCCGGTGCTGGATCCGGTGCCGCTCGTGCGGCGGCTGAAGCAGCAGCCGATCACCACCTCCTTCCCGTCCGGGCACGCCGCCTCCGCCGCGGCCTTCGCGACCGGGGTCGCCCTGGAGTCGCCGGCATGGGGGGCCGCGGCGGCGCCGGTGGCGTTCTCGGTGGCGGCGTCCCGCGTGTACACGGGGGTGCACTTCCCGAGCGACGTGCTGGCCGGGGCCGCGCTCGGCGCGGGCGCCGCCTTCCTGGTACGGCGTCTGGTGCCGACCCGCGCCCAGGTCCGGGACTCCGCCCGCCCGCGGGCCGCGGCCCCGGCGCTGCCCGAGGGTGACGGCCTGGTGGTGGTCGCCAACCAGGCGTCGGGCACGGCGGACCGGGTGCGCGCGCTGCACGACGCGCTGCCGATGGCGGAGGTCGTCGAGTGCGCGCCGGAGGACGTCGCCGAGGAGCTGGAGAAGGCGGCGGCCCGGGCGCGGGTGCTCGGGGTGTGCGGCGGCGACGGCACGGTGAACGCGGCGGCCGGGACCGCCCTGCGGCACGGTCTGCCGCTCGCGGTGCTGCCCGGCGGCACCCTCAACCACTTCGCCTACGACCTGGGCGTGGAGGACGAACGGCAGCTGGCCCGGGCGGTGCGGCACGGCGAGGCGGTCCGGGTGGACGTGGGCCGGTTCGTCTCCCAGGACGCGGAGGGCGTGTTCCTGAACACGCTCAGCCTCGGCGTGTACCCGGAGCTGGTGCGGGCGCGGGACCGCTGGTCCCACCGGATCGGCGGCTGGTCCGCCGGGGTGCTCGGGGCGTTGCGGGTGCTGCGTGCCGGGCAGCACCCCCTGGAGGTGGTGGCGGGCGGTGAACGGCGTCCGCTGTGGCTGCTGTTCGTCGGCAACGGCGTCTACCACCGGATGGGCCTCGCCCCGGGCCGCCGCACCGATCTCGCGGACGGTCTGCTGGACGTGCGGGCGGTGCACGGCAGCCGCAGGCCCGCGCTGCGGCTGCTCGCGGCGGCGGTCGCGGGCCCGCTGACCCGGTCGCCCGCGCACGCGGCGGTGCAGGTGAAGCGGCTGCGGCTGACCGGCATCGCCCCCGGCACCCCGCTGGCCTACGACGGCGAGGTGACGACGGTGTCGGACGAGGTGCGCCTGGAGAAGCTGCCCGAGGCCCTGACGGTGTACCGCCCGCTGGACTCCGTGTCCTGA
- a CDS encoding thiamine pyrophosphate-requiring protein gives MSTKVSDHILGRLRAWGVEQVFGYPGDGINGLLAAWGRAEDRPRFIQSRHEEMSAFEAVGYAKFSGRIGVCAATSGPGAIHLLNGLYDAKLDHVPVLAVVGQTDRTAMGGSYQQEVDLHTLYKDVASEFVETVTVPEQLPNVLDRAIRTAYARRCPTALIIPGDVQELDYSPPTHEFKMVPSSLDMSDWTAIPADEALRRAAEVLNEGDRVAVLIGQGASGAVAEVREIAELLGAGVAKALLGKDVLSDELPYVTGPIGLLGSRPSYEMMRDCDTLLTIGSSFPYTQFMPDFGKARGVQIDIDPHMIGMRYPYEVNLVGDARATLRRLIPLLDTDRGGREWRDTVCANVRRWHETMERRAAQSADPVNPEYVARALDPLLPDNAILTSDSGSVANWYARHITMRPGMRGSLSGTLATMGPGVPYAIGAKFAHPDRPVFALVGDGAMQMNGLAEMITAAKYRDRWSDPRLVVAVWNNQDLNQVTWEMRAMEGAPSFLPSQSLPDVQYAAFARSLGLTGIRVEKAEDVVAGWRAALEADGPAVIEFLTDPAVPPIPPHATWEQMEATARSVLKGDADRGSMIKQGLKAKVQEFLPGGKKR, from the coding sequence ATGAGCACCAAGGTCTCCGACCACATCCTCGGGCGCCTGCGCGCTTGGGGTGTGGAACAGGTCTTCGGCTATCCCGGCGACGGCATCAACGGGCTGCTGGCCGCCTGGGGCCGGGCCGAGGACCGGCCGCGTTTCATCCAGTCGCGGCACGAGGAGATGTCCGCCTTCGAGGCGGTGGGGTACGCCAAGTTCAGCGGCCGTATCGGCGTGTGCGCGGCGACCTCGGGGCCCGGCGCCATCCACCTGCTCAACGGCCTGTACGACGCCAAACTGGACCACGTGCCGGTGCTGGCCGTCGTCGGCCAGACCGACCGGACCGCGATGGGCGGTTCCTACCAGCAGGAAGTCGACCTGCACACGCTGTACAAGGATGTCGCCTCGGAGTTCGTGGAGACGGTGACGGTGCCGGAGCAGCTACCGAACGTGCTCGACCGGGCGATCCGCACCGCGTACGCCCGGCGCTGCCCGACGGCGCTGATCATCCCCGGTGACGTGCAGGAGCTGGACTACTCGCCGCCGACGCACGAGTTCAAGATGGTGCCCTCCAGCCTGGACATGAGCGACTGGACGGCGATCCCGGCGGACGAGGCGCTGCGCCGGGCCGCGGAGGTGCTGAACGAGGGCGACAGGGTCGCCGTTCTGATCGGCCAGGGTGCCTCGGGCGCGGTCGCGGAGGTGCGGGAGATCGCCGAGCTGCTCGGCGCGGGGGTGGCGAAGGCGCTGCTCGGCAAGGACGTGCTGAGTGACGAACTGCCGTACGTCACCGGGCCGATCGGGCTGCTGGGCAGCCGGCCCTCGTACGAGATGATGCGGGACTGCGACACCCTGCTGACGATCGGTTCGTCGTTCCCGTACACACAGTTCATGCCGGACTTCGGCAAGGCGCGCGGGGTGCAGATCGACATCGACCCGCACATGATCGGTATGCGCTACCCGTACGAGGTGAACCTCGTCGGCGACGCGCGGGCGACGCTGCGGCGGCTGATCCCGCTGCTGGACACGGACCGGGGCGGGCGCGAGTGGCGTGACACGGTGTGCGCCAACGTGCGGCGCTGGCACGAGACGATGGAGCGGCGGGCCGCGCAGTCGGCCGACCCGGTCAATCCCGAGTACGTGGCCCGGGCGCTGGATCCGCTGCTGCCCGACAACGCGATCCTGACCTCCGACTCCGGTTCGGTGGCGAACTGGTACGCGCGGCACATCACCATGCGGCCGGGCATGCGGGGTTCGCTGTCGGGCACGCTCGCGACGATGGGCCCGGGGGTGCCGTACGCGATCGGGGCGAAGTTCGCCCACCCGGACCGGCCGGTGTTCGCCCTCGTCGGAGATGGGGCGATGCAGATGAACGGCCTGGCCGAGATGATCACGGCGGCGAAGTACCGGGACCGCTGGTCCGATCCGCGGCTGGTGGTGGCCGTGTGGAACAACCAGGACCTGAACCAGGTGACCTGGGAGATGCGCGCGATGGAGGGCGCCCCGTCGTTCCTGCCGTCGCAGTCCCTCCCGGACGTGCAGTACGCGGCGTTCGCCCGTTCGCTCGGCCTGACCGGCATCCGGGTGGAGAAGGCCGAGGACGTGGTGGCGGGCTGGCGGGCCGCCCTGGAGGCGGACGGGCCGGCGGTGATCGAGTTCCTCACCGACCCGGCCGTACCGCCGATCCCACCGCACGCCACCTGGGAGCAGATGGAGGCGACGGCCAGGTCCGTGCTGAAGGGCGACGCCGACCGGGGCTCGATGATCAAGCAGGGCCTGAAGGCGAAGGTCCAGGAGTTCCTGCCGGGCGGGAAGAAGCGGTAG
- a CDS encoding MBL fold metallo-hydrolase, which translates to MTQTHESGPAPTTTAPGAPGTPAPFAPPSPPLAGPRPLGEHRVWPRTFHDRLTAPLPGLRATARFAREGAVRPGPDGLADLPRLPYEPAPLPRVGTRTLAVTWAGHASWVVRIGGLTVLTDPVWSRRILGTPARITPVGVPWDSLPRVDAVVISHNHYDHLDAPTLRRLPRHTPVFVPAGLGRWFHRRRFTRVTELDWWEGAELSGVRFDFVPAHHWSKRTLTDTCHSLWGGWVLTDAEGQRLYFAGDTGYGHWFSRIGRRYPGIDLALMPVGAYDPRWWLSDVHCDPEEAVRATRDLGARRMAPMHWGTFVLSAEPVLEPLTRSRAAWQQAGLDRENLWDLPVGASRVLD; encoded by the coding sequence ATGACGCAGACGCACGAGTCCGGTCCGGCCCCGACGACCACGGCGCCCGGCGCGCCCGGCACGCCGGCCCCCTTCGCGCCCCCGTCCCCGCCCCTGGCCGGGCCCCGCCCGCTGGGCGAACACCGGGTGTGGCCGCGGACCTTCCACGACCGGCTGACCGCCCCGCTGCCCGGCCTCAGGGCCACGGCCCGCTTCGCCCGCGAAGGTGCCGTACGCCCCGGCCCGGACGGCCTGGCCGACCTTCCCCGGCTGCCGTACGAGCCGGCGCCGCTGCCCCGCGTCGGCACCCGCACCCTCGCCGTCACCTGGGCGGGGCACGCCAGTTGGGTCGTCCGCATCGGCGGGCTCACCGTTCTCACGGACCCCGTCTGGTCCCGCCGCATCCTCGGCACCCCGGCCCGCATCACCCCCGTCGGAGTGCCCTGGGACTCCCTGCCCCGCGTCGACGCCGTCGTCATCAGCCACAACCACTACGACCACCTGGACGCCCCCACCCTGCGCCGACTCCCGCGACACACGCCGGTGTTCGTGCCCGCCGGACTCGGCCGCTGGTTCCACCGGCGCCGGTTCACCCGCGTCACCGAGCTGGACTGGTGGGAGGGGGCCGAACTGTCCGGCGTCCGCTTCGACTTCGTGCCGGCCCACCACTGGTCCAAGCGCACCCTGACCGACACCTGCCACAGCCTCTGGGGCGGCTGGGTCCTCACCGACGCCGAAGGACAGCGCCTGTACTTCGCCGGCGACACCGGCTACGGCCACTGGTTCTCCCGCATCGGCCGCCGCTACCCCGGCATCGACCTCGCCCTGATGCCCGTCGGCGCCTACGACCCCCGCTGGTGGCTCAGCGACGTCCACTGCGACCCCGAGGAGGCGGTCCGGGCCACCCGGGACCTGGGCGCCCGCCGCATGGCCCCCATGCACTGGGGCACGTTCGTGCTCTCCGCCGAGCCGGTCCTCGAACCCCTCACCCGCAGCCGGGCCGCCTGGCAGCAGGCCGGCCTGGACCGGGAGAACCTGTGGGACCTGCCGGTGGGAGCCTCCAGGGTGCTGGACTGA
- a CDS encoding aminotransferase class I/II-fold pyridoxal phosphate-dependent enzyme, translated as MRRKDLGEDHGPVRYGPPLPADGLPVLPELSAVLAAAASRSDAQPVGGAPALLEAACGYWTRRGLPTVPDQVAAGPGAPALLLALTAALAGDGADVLAPRPCAAWWTPYARILGRPVYHVPTTAESGGVPDPYALLETVRRVRAEGGDPRLLVLSVADDPTATVAPPDLLHETVEAATAEGLHLVSDETWRDTLHDPHGTVLLSPAEMRPDRVTVVTDLAGALLPTGWPAAVARFPATGTGRHLHARVLDILTALGARIAVPVAAAAGYALDEPPPVTERREATVRLHARVAAAAHTAVVDAGALARPPRAGRHLYADLGPLREPLAAQDVGDAQELEDVLTARLGMPAPGGHRFGDDLGALRVRLSTGALLGGTTQERLECLTSPAPLELPQLHRALTSLRSAFGDLRDDAQRRESPR; from the coding sequence ATGCGGCGGAAGGATCTCGGCGAGGACCACGGCCCCGTCCGCTACGGCCCACCGCTCCCCGCCGACGGCCTGCCCGTGCTCCCCGAACTGTCCGCCGTCCTCGCCGCCGCCGCGAGCCGTTCCGACGCGCAGCCCGTCGGCGGCGCCCCCGCCCTGCTGGAGGCGGCCTGCGGCTACTGGACGCGGCGCGGCCTGCCCACCGTCCCCGACCAGGTGGCCGCCGGTCCCGGCGCCCCCGCCCTGCTGCTCGCCCTCACCGCCGCGCTCGCCGGTGACGGCGCCGACGTCCTCGCGCCCCGCCCCTGCGCCGCATGGTGGACGCCGTACGCCCGGATCCTCGGCCGGCCCGTCTACCACGTGCCGACGACCGCCGAGAGCGGCGGTGTCCCCGACCCGTACGCCCTGCTGGAGACCGTCCGCCGGGTCCGCGCCGAGGGCGGTGATCCACGGCTGCTGGTGCTGTCCGTCGCCGACGACCCCACCGCCACCGTGGCCCCGCCCGACCTGCTGCACGAGACCGTGGAGGCCGCCACCGCCGAGGGCCTGCACCTGGTCAGCGACGAGACCTGGCGCGACACCCTGCACGACCCGCACGGGACGGTCCTGCTCAGTCCCGCCGAGATGCGGCCCGACCGGGTCACCGTCGTCACGGACCTGGCCGGTGCCCTGCTGCCCACCGGCTGGCCCGCCGCCGTCGCCCGTTTCCCGGCCACCGGCACCGGACGGCACCTGCACGCGCGCGTGCTCGACATCCTCACCGCGCTCGGCGCCCGCATCGCCGTGCCGGTCGCCGCGGCCGCCGGCTACGCCCTCGACGAGCCCCCGCCCGTCACCGAGCGGCGCGAGGCCACCGTACGGCTGCACGCGCGCGTGGCCGCCGCCGCGCACACGGCGGTGGTCGACGCCGGCGCGCTCGCCCGGCCGCCGCGGGCCGGCCGCCACCTGTACGCCGATCTCGGACCGCTGCGCGAACCGCTCGCCGCCCAGGACGTGGGGGACGCCCAGGAACTGGAGGACGTCCTCACCGCCCGGCTCGGCATGCCCGCGCCCGGCGGTCACCGCTTCGGTGACGACCTGGGGGCGCTGCGGGTACGGCTCTCCACCGGAGCCCTGCTGGGCGGCACGACGCAGGAGCGCCTGGAATGCCTCACCTCACCCGCACCGCTGGAACTGCCCCAGCTCCACCGCGCGTTGACCTCCTTGAGGTCGGCCTTCGGCGATCTTCGCGACGACGCTCAGCGACGGGAGTCTCCTCGATGA
- a CDS encoding ATP-binding cassette domain-containing protein: MGHLEAAHLEYHLPDGRTLLGDVSFRVGEGAVVALVGPNGAGKTTLLRLISGELKPHGGTVTVGGGLGVMRQFVGSVRDETTVRDLLVSVAPPRIRQAAKAVDEAEHALMTVDDEAAQMGYAQALSDWAEARGYEAETLWDMCTTAALGMPYERAQWRQVRTLSGGEQKRLVLEALLRGTDEVLLLDEPDNYLDVPGKRWLEEQLRETRKTVLFVSHDRELLARAAEKIVSVEPGPAGADAWVHGGGFATYHEARRERFARFEELRRRWDEKHAQLKKLVLTLRQAAAVSHEMASRYQAAQTRLRKFEEVGPPPEPPREQDITMRLKGGRTGIRAVTCERLELTGLMQPFDLEVFYGERVAVLGSNGSGKSHFLRLLAGEDVTHTGRWKLGARVVPGHFAQTHAHPELQGRTLLDILWKEHAQDRGAAMSRLRRYELTQQAEQNFDRLSGGQQARFQILLLELAGVTALLLDEPTDNLDLESAEALQEGLEAFEGTVLAVTHDRWFARSFDRYLVFGSDGRVRETPEPVWDERRVERAR, translated from the coding sequence ATGGGACATCTGGAAGCCGCGCACCTCGAGTACCACCTCCCCGACGGCAGGACGCTGCTCGGTGACGTGTCCTTCCGGGTCGGCGAAGGCGCGGTCGTGGCCCTGGTCGGCCCGAACGGCGCCGGCAAGACCACCCTGCTGCGGCTGATCTCCGGCGAGCTGAAGCCGCACGGCGGCACGGTCACCGTCGGCGGCGGCCTCGGCGTGATGCGCCAGTTCGTGGGCTCGGTACGCGACGAGACGACCGTACGGGACCTGCTCGTGTCCGTCGCCCCGCCCCGGATCCGCCAGGCCGCGAAGGCCGTCGACGAGGCCGAGCACGCCCTCATGACCGTCGACGACGAAGCCGCCCAGATGGGGTACGCGCAGGCCCTCTCCGACTGGGCCGAGGCCCGCGGCTACGAGGCCGAGACCCTGTGGGACATGTGCACCACCGCCGCGCTCGGCATGCCGTACGAACGCGCCCAGTGGCGGCAGGTGCGCACCCTCTCCGGCGGCGAGCAGAAGCGGCTCGTGCTGGAGGCGCTGCTGCGCGGCACCGACGAGGTGCTGCTGCTGGACGAACCGGACAACTACCTCGACGTGCCCGGCAAGCGCTGGCTGGAGGAACAGTTGCGGGAGACCCGCAAGACGGTCCTGTTCGTCTCCCACGACCGGGAACTCCTCGCCCGCGCGGCCGAGAAGATCGTCTCCGTGGAGCCGGGCCCGGCCGGCGCCGACGCCTGGGTGCACGGCGGCGGCTTCGCCACCTATCACGAGGCCCGCCGGGAACGCTTCGCCCGCTTCGAGGAGCTGCGCCGCCGCTGGGACGAGAAACACGCCCAGTTGAAGAAGCTCGTCCTCACCCTCCGGCAGGCCGCCGCGGTCAGCCACGAGATGGCCTCCCGCTACCAGGCCGCGCAGACCCGCCTGCGCAAGTTCGAGGAGGTCGGCCCGCCGCCGGAGCCGCCCCGCGAGCAGGACATCACCATGCGCCTGAAGGGCGGCCGGACCGGCATCAGGGCCGTCACCTGCGAGCGACTGGAGCTGACCGGCCTGATGCAGCCGTTCGACCTGGAGGTCTTCTACGGCGAACGGGTCGCCGTCCTCGGCTCCAACGGCTCCGGCAAGTCCCACTTCCTGCGTCTGCTCGCCGGTGAGGACGTGACGCACACGGGCCGGTGGAAGCTCGGCGCGCGCGTCGTACCCGGCCATTTCGCCCAGACCCACGCCCACCCCGAACTCCAGGGCCGCACCCTCCTCGACATCCTGTGGAAGGAGCACGCCCAGGACCGTGGCGCCGCCATGTCCCGGCTGCGCCGCTACGAACTCACCCAGCAGGCCGAACAGAACTTCGACCGGCTCTCCGGCGGCCAGCAGGCCCGGTTCCAGATTCTGCTGCTGGAACTCGCGGGCGTCACCGCGCTCCTCCTGGACGAGCCGACCGACAACCTCGACCTGGAGTCCGCCGAGGCCCTCCAGGAGGGGCTGGAGGCGTTCGAGGGGACGGTCCTCGCGGTCACCCACGACCGCTGGTTCGCCCGTTCCTTCGACCGCTACCTGGTCTTCGGCAGCGACGGCCGGGTCCGTGAGACGCCCGAACCGGTCTGGGACGAACGGCGGGTCGAGCGCGCCCGGTGA